Genomic DNA from Alkalihalobacterium alkalinitrilicum:
AGAAACCTTCTCCATGAATAAGTGGAATGGTTTAAGAAACGATAGACCGCGTCTTTAGCTGGAATATCCGTAGATTTCCTACTTTCGAGTGTTCGAAACCAGTTTTTGTTTTCAAAGATCAAACAGAAAATGAGCTGAAATAAATAAGCACAGGTAAAGCCAAAAGACTTGGTAATTCCAGCTTTTCTAAGATGTTTTAACACTTTTAGTTCTTTAAAGGTAGATTTTAATTCATTTGGTAGTTGCTTAGTTTGGTCATTATTCGCTATCATATAGAGGACACCTCTTCTGTATGGAATGTTTGATTCTCGACAAATCAACTATACCAAACGGATGGGTGTTTTTTTATGCAAATTTTTCGTGTCAATGAAAGTATTTCAATGACGTCAGCAACTACTGTTGGTTGAGCTTAATGAACTTTTATTGGTGCGAAAGTTGAGTAAATAAGAATCAATATTATAAAAGTTGATATCCTTTAATATAGAATTTAGATTTGTTGCTGTAATCATTTCTTCTACAGAAAAAGCAGCGACGACAGCTCCACGCCATTCATCCACGTCTCTCCTCTACTGTCTGAATGCCCTTATCAAACTCATAGGCGGGGGCATACATTATAAACCCTGCCTTATGTTCACCTTAATAGTTATTAATGTCAGTTTATCTGTAACCGTAATTTCACCTGTATCTCGTGCTTGAATTATTGAAGCAAATCGAACGGGCTCGCTAAAATGATTATAGCCAACTCCTGGTATTTTATGTTGTTCAGGATGTACGTATATATTAATAGCGAAATCATCTGTTTCTATTTCTGGCCAAACATCATATTCGTCAATCGTCGTTGTAACGTCTTCTTGTACTGCTAGAGGTCTGAACTCGGATAGTATTTAGCATAAGCAGTAACACGAAGTCCTGGATATTGTTCTAATAGTCTACTATGGTCAACAAAGCGTGTCATATAGAAAATTTATCTAAATTGACATACATATCTAAACAGTAAATGAGAAAGGTCCTAGATTTGATAAAAACTTGGGTATTAAATTCTTACTAACTTCCTCGTACCTTTCTATATTACCACTACAACCCCATCTTTTAGCTTATTTTTGTAACCGTTTACATATTTTAGACATATCATTATTCTGAAAGGAGGGAGAAAGAATGGATCGACTTATCTTATTAATGTTAGCTAGTATTTTAGCAGGTTTCGCCTTATTACGAGTACCTGTGGAAGGGACATTTATAGCGGGTATCGAACCGATTACAAGTACTATTGGTGTATTAGCTATTTTAGTATTTTCTCTATTCCTTTTATATAAAGGATTAATGGCTCTACTAGGTAAGTAGCTAAATATTTTAGATGGTGATATTAAACATAGTGTCAGGTAACTCTACCCACTACGTGTTGTCATAGCCATCTAGCTCAAATACAACATAGACAGCATATCTCATAAAGGGAGAGTAAGTACTTTAAAGTCACCCTCATTTCAAAATTACTTTTAAACATAAAGTGAAACTTCCATCCATGAGGGTTTTCCTCTTTCCCCACTGATGGCCACACGATGTCTCAGACGTTGCCACAGGACATAGCGCATTTAGTCTGTGTTTATTTAGTTGTTACTGGCAGTTTATCCCCACTTATCCTTCTTTAATTCCTCGAAGTCTTGAAGTGGGGATATTACTGCTAGTTGCTAATACGTTATACTGACTACACAAACCAGATATAATAACTCCAATCTACCAAAAAGATAAGCAAACCGAGAGTAATATTCAACCAACCTAAAATTTTAGCTGCCTTCTTCTCCTTTTTTAAATCATCCCGTTTATATATCCGAACATCTACATATAAAACCAACCCGCCTGATATCAAAAATAAAATGACAGCATAATGAGAATATCCAATTTCAAACATTGTTTTCTCCTATTATTTATTTTTCATCCCAATCCTTCTCGTGTCAATCGTTAACTCTACTTCAACAGGAAGATCTTTATACATTTCCTGCCATTTTTCTTTCGTCTTTATTTTTTGTTTCCAATAACGAGGGTGCTTGGCACGGATATATTCACCAAAACCAAAGATATCCGATTGATGTTCTTGTGTTTTTCTAATAAGGTCAATAAAACTTTCTTCTGCTTTTTCTTCGATTTCTTGTTCTATTTTTGATAGCGCCTCTGAATTTATATCAAATTGTTGATTCGTTTTTTCACGCAACTCTCCCTCTATATGAACTTTTATGGTCACCTGAGGGATATCGTTCTTAAAATTAATTTTTATTTTAGATTTACGCTCATCCGATTTAAAAATAATCGTGGCATTTTTGTCAGGTATTGGAACAAGCGCAGAATACCCTCCAGGATTGATTTGCATTATAGCCATGTAATTTCCGATTTGAAATGGTGTTGTTACCCCAACCATACGGTCATCTTTAAAATAAGCAAGTCCAGAAATTTCAATGTTCCCTTTATCCTTAATTGTTATATATGGGAGGTAAGCTTCCTGTCCTAAACTCGAAAGTTTACTCCAAAAAACCCCTAGAAAATCTTCAGGAAATTTCCCCATTTTAACTGCCTCTTCAATTGCTGTCACTAAATATAGTGTAGGAACTCGTTCCATTTCAGGAGCTGCATCCATATGTTTTATTGCTTCTCCTTGAGAAATAACCATCCATGCTGCTCTGCGGACTTCTGTGTTTCGACGTAAAAAATCATTTAAGTCTTTGACCCCTTCTTTCGCCACATCTTCACTAACAATAATGACACGTAAATGACCTAAGAAAATTCGAAGGGAAAGTTGTTGCTGTAAATTTTCCCAAGCATCATTCAGTGTTTGACCAGCAACACTTAACACTAGAACGGTTTCTTTTCCACCTCCTCCTTGTTCTCCACCTGTTCCTAGCGGAAGTCGTCCAGGTATGGCAATTTGAACGGAAAGTCGAATTGGTTGAACGTTTTCGATCTGAAGATCGTTAAGGTGAGTTATTTCTCCTTCTTTTTTTATTTCTTCTACAGTAGCTTTATCAATAGATATCCCTAGCACATTTGCTCTTGACTCAATATCAACATAATCCCAACAAGCTGTAAGAAAGGGGATCAAATAGATAATTAGGAAGAAAGGAAGCCATTTAGCCATTTTGATCCAAATTCCTTCCTGCATTTTCATTTCCTTTTGTTTTACTGATTACGGCTATTATTAGTAATAAACTAGGATATCCTATTGTTAACAAAAGACCTAAGCGTCCGACTAATTCAATAACGTTATACAACTCTAAAATATTCTGAGGTTGCATCGCTATAATAAAAATAAATGGTAACATGATAAATGAAAACAATTTATGATCCCAAAAATGAAAGAGCTCTTTGAGAGCATAGATGGTCAAAAAATAACTTGAAAACAGTGTAGTAAATACCGCGGTTACCCAAACTGCAAGGAAGCCAGCATCT
This window encodes:
- a CDS encoding CHASE domain-containing protein → MLSEFRPLAVQEDVTTTIDEYDVWPEIETDDFAINIYVHPEQHKIPGVGYNHFSEPVRFASIIQARDTGEITVTDKLTLITIKVNIRQGL
- a CDS encoding CLC_0170 family protein, giving the protein MFEIGYSHYAVILFLISGGLVLYVDVRIYKRDDLKKEKKAAKILGWLNITLGLLIFLVDWSYYIWFV
- a CDS encoding Ger(x)C family spore germination protein produces the protein MAKWLPFFLIIYLIPFLTACWDYVDIESRANVLGISIDKATVEEIKKEGEITHLNDLQIENVQPIRLSVQIAIPGRLPLGTGGEQGGGGKETVLVLSVAGQTLNDAWENLQQQLSLRIFLGHLRVIIVSEDVAKEGVKDLNDFLRRNTEVRRAAWMVISQGEAIKHMDAAPEMERVPTLYLVTAIEEAVKMGKFPEDFLGVFWSKLSSLGQEAYLPYITIKDKGNIEISGLAYFKDDRMVGVTTPFQIGNYMAIMQINPGGYSALVPIPDKNATIIFKSDERKSKIKINFKNDIPQVTIKVHIEGELREKTNQQFDINSEALSKIEQEIEEKAEESFIDLIRKTQEHQSDIFGFGEYIRAKHPRYWKQKIKTKEKWQEMYKDLPVEVELTIDTRRIGMKNK